The Pseudochaenichthys georgianus chromosome 23, fPseGeo1.2, whole genome shotgun sequence sequence ctcgccttcaaaataaaagcatgccaaattacacttaagacatacaactgcaacgaaagtaacaaacacaatgcaatatccttttccatttcaaagaacacgaattgggttatttacaggtgttgttttgtgtggtagaagGTTGCTTCCATTGATGcgttttttcgagggaaggagtgggtgtcagagggcctaggtataaaagtcaagGCTTGCCACTGGTCCCCGGTGTGtaaggagactcacaaagtgtcagaaaatacaaccctctctcttttcctctgtacccacatctctaaaaagagGGTTAcaatggagctgatccagatttgctgcggtcatgacgtcattactaaaatgtgggctggcttaaCGTTGAACTCCTGGCAACGTTCCGCCCACCGTCCAACCTTTCGTCCCCATGTACAGTCGGCTAGCTGAATCCCCTcctgcagctgtgtgtctgtgtattcagcaGGATATCTACGGGAGGGACTTAAAGTGGAGTaaagttgttatatatataatacatacaatggcactgttctagcggtaaacactgaataaagaacatgtcaagctatgtgctgtatcagaaacaatgcgcaacgtgttttggaagtaatatgacCTTTGTTTACATTGGTAAGCATCGCTAACACACAGAGCtaacgctgtactggagagaatatgtgtaaAGAAGCCGGATGCAAAAAAggtactcaccttgtggtaaacttGCGAGAGAGAAAgcttttgagctccatactgtttcagaaataatgcttgatgtggtttggaacataatatggtgtttaatcacggcagcgtttagctgagtttctgctgGTAGACAGCCTTCTCTTCACAGAGCTCACCGTTTGCATGCAGAGGCTCAAAAGGGGCATGGCCAGCAGCCGCTCGGGTTACATTTAACGCTATGGACCCAGAATCAGCTTTAATATCCATAAGTCCAAGAGTTTAACAGACCTGGTAACATTAGCCATGTCAACTTTGACACTGACGTATCGTACACGCGGTTCCATCACGTTGAAACTTGCCGGTAGGCGTGTCTGGCGCACGACCAACAACCTATCAAATGAATCTCCCGCcacggacacacaagcacgtggtttgattgactaacgcttgtactggcatatgatttgattggctggcgcttttGTCAATGCctgaaaagttgaacttttctcaactttcaccacgagcaacggaggcaaagcgaaGCAACGgaaccacaattcagttcggcaaagcgtcaagtcaccccattcaaagtgaatgggaagcgtctccgttgaagcaTTATTTTGTATCCGTTCAGAAAGGATGGAAGTAATCAGAAATTAAAAATGAGTGGGTTTATAAGTATCCATCGCCAATTTGTTCGAGGATGggcggtcatacgccttctccaagtctacaaaagaaaaaggcggtggtggcgaagtccatagggacttggcttggcaactggaagttcaccagttcaagtcccggcaagaccaagtgctaccgaggtgtccctgagcaaggcaccgttccctacactgctccccgggcgctgttcaaaatggcagcacactgctcctaacactaggatgggtcaaatgcagagaaacaatttccccacggggattaataaagtttatcaaataaaaaataaatcaaaagatATCATCCATCATTTCACATTTTTACAAGGAACTCAGCAAAATGACTGTAAAAGGACAAATCAATTACGAACAATGATAAAAGTCAGTCTGAATATGGCGAGAAAAACAGGATGACTAATGTCTGATGTGTGGTTTCCAGCCTCAACAAAGTCAAAGGCCACCaaccctcaaagaaaaaaacctGCTCTGCAAGTTACAGATGAATGGCACAATGTTGAATGTGCAATAAATGTGCAATCTCTTCTTACGTTTATCCCAGGGTCTCATCTAATTTTCCAACAATTCCATCGCATGTATAAATCAATAGTGAAATCATTAAGAAACAGTACCTTCTGTATTATTGGTAACTGTCATAGAAGTGGAATTATACAACAATACTAAACCTAAACACCACAATATCATAACAAGTTATCCACCAACTGTCAAATGAATTtcatgcatttttgctttattttgcaaaAAACAATTATGTAAAATAACTCAGAtaaaggatttttttttaaaaccagGCGCCACCTGAAAAAGCTATGGATTTTGTTCTAAAAATGCACACAGATTTACAGAGATGTTGATTCTCAAATCAGCAGCACTGGCCACTTCCCATTATAGGAAGTGATTCGATTGATTTTGAAGTATATTGCCTAATGTTATCATGTCAATAACATTGCcggtcctttttttttttttttacacttttACAACCAATAAAGACTTTGAGATCCAAAGTAACTGTAAGGGGAAGGTCGCACATTTCTGTTGAATACTGCTTTTATTATAAAGGCCTACTTTGGCCatcaaaagacaaaataaaatgggggaaaaaaagGTCTAAATCTATCTAGGTCGCCCCTCAAATATTTGCCAAGCATGGGAAAGTTGTTTCCATGTTTTGTTAATCCATGGATTTATGTTCTAATATAACTCATAACTTGGAATtactttgagtaaattaaacaAGTCAAAGTTGAGTACACACAAAAGTATTAAGAAAGCAGTGACAAAAGCCAATGTCTGCGTCTCGACTAATGGAAACGACGTAAGAGCATAGCCACAAATTGAAGGAAAAGTGATTAAGCAAATGACAAAATGTCTGTTTCCCAGACTGCACTCTGCACAATTTAAGTCTGgcttcacacacaaacacttccaGTAACAGAGGTAAAAACACCCAACctcaacaaatatatattttaggcagttttttttaatttaaaagcaCAAATGCGAAGTGTATCTGGACCAATGAGAGCTGTTTTCATTCAATTTGAAGGGTTTGACACTTCTTTGGCCCAAAATGATCAGGGAAAGCATGGACATAGGGTTGTTTATTTGGAGAAGCTATTATATTTCAAATGAATTAAATCAAACCAAAGGTAAGGTGTTGCCTATAGAGTGGCCAAATCAGATTGCAGTGCATGTGGAGAGAAGACAAAAATAATTGTTAGGAACCTTAACGAGCCACCTGTGCTGAATGggccttaaaggtcacctattgtacaaaatccactttttcatgtattttatacataaacatgtgtcccctcacaagtttcaggaaaaaagatttgctcactttttgtcctgatccatttatataaaaacctgtctgaaaatgagctgatcagattttggccacgttatgatgtcataacgattttttggcttgtgtaaccattagccaatagccaaccaaggtaacccccccccccaccttatcacctgaatctcctccgagagcaccattgtgttctttataaccaaatatctctcagaggtagtgctgcgtaccggtacgccgaaccggtactggacttgtaaaaagtttcggttcaagtccggttaaaaccggaacgtcgggaaccggtacttggactcgcaaaaaaactaacagttacgtatattctcctttttgttCTAAACCATCTAAAACCTTCCATAGATCGAGAAATTTGCGCTGAGAAAAGACGAAAAACATTTACTGAACTCACGAAGTCTCGCAAAATATCGCAACTGCTCGCGAGATCTGTGTGACTTCAAGGGAAGCTAgcgatgtgattggcttagacatAGTGGACAGCGTGGTCGAGTAgtagtcactacagtgtatactgtatagtaggtgtataacagtgtaatgcgtatagtctactctacactctacctttcagcaaagttttagggatttaggctcagtcagctcagggactgtttggttactttaaatgaaaatgaaataaatgtttgaactttgtagtagttcactgtagttgctgtcataagtcatttgtagactaagtggcaaaaagtgttttttttacatttgtactttgtagagaaatgtagacacaagttggaagggagcacaataaacctgacgagtttcaatttgagttgattatgagtttattttcaattgataattagctcacaataaattcactttagttactcacacaacttgacacaagccatgggttcaggtccggacttataagtccggacctgaacctgaacctctggacttgagtccggacctgaacctgaatgtgagtccaggtacgcagcactactcagagggcgtggggagtggctccttattttcatctaaagtaaaatACAGAGAATCAGAACTTTTGGAACGGGGCTGacacagaggggtttatgggatgctacaatgggcaaggcaaggcaagtttatttatatagcacctttcaacacaaggcaattcaaggtgctttacaaaaatgaaagacattcagacaaaggcatttaaaaatagtaaaagataataaaagaaacattaaaagaaaaaatacatgaataaaaagtacatgaataaaaagttacagtgcattaagatatgaatagttcacacagaagttccactttactgatgaacacaacggctcagtttcaattaaaatgaaatgcagcgacaaaaagataagtcttcagcctggatttataagtagtaagagttgtagccgacctgcaggtttctgggagtttgttccagatatttggagcataataactgaacgctgcttctccatgtttagttctgactctggggacagaaagctgaccagtccctgaagacctgagagatctggatggttcatcatttagcagaagatcagaaatgtattttgggcctaaaccattcagtactttataaaccagcagcagtatttttgaaatctattctttgacacacaggaagccagtgtaaagacttcagaacaggagtgatgtgatccactttcttagtgttagtgaggactcgagcagcagcgttttgaatcagctgcagctttccaaTAGATTttagacaccattacagtagtccagtctactgaagataaaagcattgacaagtttttccaaattctgctgtgacattagtcttttaatcctagatattttctttaggtgataggctgatttagtaattgttttaatgtgactgttgaaactcaggtcagagtccatgactacacctagatttctggctttatctgttgttttgaacattgcaggctgaagctcagcgctaactttgatacgttctgccttggctccaaagacctcagttttgtctttgtttaattggagaaagttctaacacatccagtcattgatttgttcaatgcacttactcagtgttttaactggagaatagtctcctggtgaaatggttatgtaaatgtgtgtgtcatccgcatagctatggtaacttattttgttgtttttcattatctgagccagtggtagcatgtagatgttaaagagaagaggccccaaggtGGAGCCTtaaggaaccccacatgtcatatttgtcaactcagatttgtatttacctatagaaacaaagttgtttctgtcctttaagtaggattcaatccaatttagaactgtttccgaaagtcccacccagttttctagtcggtctagtaatatgttgtggtcaagtgtcaaacgcagcactgagatctaataatactaacactgaatttctgccactgtctgtgtttaagtggatgtcattgaagacctttacaagagcagtctcagtgctgtggtttggacgaaatcctgactggaacacatttaaacagctatttaaatgcaagaaattactcaactgttgaaagactactttttcaatgattttaactagaaatgagaggtttgatatgggcctgtaattgttcattatgcttttttaagagcggtttaatgactgcagttttcagggcctgtggaaaaatacctgagtgaagaaacttgtttactatatgaagtagatctgaggccatgcaaggaaaaacatttttgaaaaaccctgttggaataatatcaaggcagcaagaggaggatttcagaagttgtataatgtcctctaggtttttatcattaatgtgatggaattgtgtcatggtgtttgaattgatattaggtggacacagagacaaaacatttgctgttcctgatccAGAGGCACTAATAGGGacacctgttaagcccgaaggtccccgccggcgggtactttagtttttttttttcacgacactgtgtctcaggggatcttaacatttaagaacctattaatgtgtacCAGATTAAcaggaataatctcagctaactgacgatacaaaccatttttaccaaaacaaaacacaagtctcataagaaacatctaaatgacccgagcgaaaaatgctaacctattactgcaccgatactcactcctagctcccttattacttatcctaggtgcacatccaacacatcgtttatgatcgcaaggagacacagaatctaacggtgcccacctcaacaaagatacaaactcgcgacgttatcaacaaaaacatacatcaaaacaagtggcgctaggtagcccacAACGCTAACATGTTTTACCTTggttttgtctggtctaaaccagtagcgtggcgtgggaaaaaaattaggggaagccaataatacgtcctttcttttgggtcgggggtgtggtggtcaatgtaataacgtaaccagatgagtgattacagcacccggtatctttttacacacatttgtatcatacagatgcaggaccctgttatctaaccgacaggtccgcacgcactctccagccgaaactctaataagcattcattcacaaactaaatcaggagacctttaacgttttacgtccgatttgctcctttttcctcgctgtacacagtTCCAGTatgggcattggcctgtcatcagattgtatttgttgttgttgctgctgtagcggaagtttagtacaattatttttgattaaatactccaaatctccaacctccataattgcacttgcttcagttgcttgctactttctaacggtggtgagagtgatgcagtgagctatctatcttctatcgattagatttatgattcaaaaattataaaagtagggtggacatgtggatattatccgactgaacaaaacgtgcatttatctaacaggttcgttttccactgaccttatttcaagctattttcaaaaatcctatggagaaatcccattgcttttttgtggagggaaacatgagggaaaccgagcgcagcctctggcttcccttggcatggccttgactaatcacaggttggcaggggcatgacgtgagccttgtctgattggtcaatccctcaattttttttcaccaagggaagccaatttcggctggcctcctctcgcaacagagagtgcaatctactgtttcaccataacatctacaggggcgctgtttcactctttgtaaaatactcaatgaaaatgggggagagatggaccggcagcaacacacaacaaagaatttccgaaactaaacaaagtgtttttatttatttattaaaattataactacaatccgaaaaaacaggggaagcttggcttcccttggcctccaggagaaaacgccactggtctaaactggtcttcaatggcattaaaacgataaaaacgatggtgtagttaatccataggttaatccaatgtgactgcgtcccctttgaaatgttctgataatccataagcaataaaacagctTTTCTGTTGCTTGATATCAGAGCAGCGATATTTCTCCCCTCTAAGGCAAGCTAGCATGCGCAGAGAGGCTgccattttttttaacatgagagTCTATGGGACGatttcccttcgattctattggctctgacggagcgtccacacagcagcgtgcgttgacgcttggcggtgggcgtgtctgaagcttggggatttttgcgagcaatgcgaccaacaaccaatcacatgaatctcccgcccccgacatacaaagcgatagcaatgttaaaacgaagtaaactggatataaaatccccaaacaggcgaaaacctaccagtttcacccactgtctctgccacctccctccatgcctcgctcctccggtttgtatcccggtagatgaacagagactgatcatacagcaccgggtgattcactaccgctataatgaattttccctccattttttggaatatgaggaaatgacctgcgtagtctctccaaGCATACACACGgtctgattggctagcgcttgtactggcagatttgcataaacgggatttcattggctaacgcttctgccgaggcgccaaaatttgaacattgctcaacttttgaagcgagcaaaaccagcaacgctccatgtcgcttcccaaaatgcagttcggataaaagtgacgtcaacccattcaaagtgaatgggcagaagcgttggaaccttcaacgcacgccgctgtgtggacgggcccagaaagagatgtcacatttcagaatcgaacaaggggggccagagataaggaaaatccacccaaatggccccagaagagggtttttttgctaaatctgtctaaaaaggtcaaatgtcacttgttttgcatcaatcttgatacagggtacttattatatgttgtactttggattcctaaagctactaacccatcatccaaggatAGTTgtactataagtacaacatattttttggacggacacgataatttacagttttttacaatgtttaatctgaattttctttaaaataaaaaacatctatattgattctgacttttctacatctaactcacaggtttatcattactttgagaacaaagattattaatgtaacccttttagaagggaagatatggtcatttgttctgggaatgtcattttcgagcctgagacctgaaaaacaggctcggggcctaACAGGTTAATGTGGCTCATTAACTTGAATTAAAGACAAGCCACATTCAATTCTGGGCAGGTAGCACAAATATACATATGAATTCAAAAACAATGCATGATTTGGATATTCACTGAAGAAATACAACCTATGAAGAAATATAATACCAAGCCATTTGACATATATATTGTTGAAATGTAATATATGAGTAAGATAAGTAAGATAACAAACCATCTCAAAACCTACGTAATTAGATAATTTGCATGTTTTTGGTGGATGTCTTAGGTCACCTTTGAGGGGTTTTAAACTATTAACCCAACAATATCAATTACTTTGCCACATGGCCTGTGGCACATTGACTCTAAGTCCACCTATCACTGAATGTTAGTGGAGAAGTAGGCCATTGTTATACTTctaacaacaacaatcttgCTTTCATATTGTGGAGGTTTTTAGAGGCTCTGTACTTAAATGACAAACAGTTTGTTCTGGTCCTCAAACAGCATTCTTTTTTAAGTGTGATGGGGCACAAAAAAAAGTGACTCACAAAATGACTTGCTGGATTATCCTCCCTACACCATTTACAAGGAATTTATAAATCCAATGTGTTAAATGTCAATAAATCAACGTGAAATGTCATAGAACTATCTTGGGAAACCGAATATATTGAGTTAGAATGTGACGAATGAACGTTTTCCATACAGGAGAAATGCGTCCAAGATGGCATCCAAGAATGGTATGTGAGTCGAGTAACAGACCGCACTGCGACCAATGCAATCCAGACGTCAATTCAGGGCATGCTGTGCtggtgtgatggacgtccaccAACAAATGGGAGAAACATTTGGTAATTTATCTCTTCCACCCCTTTTCTTAACTGTGCCTATCTGACGAGTAGAACAACACCCACGTGCATTTTGGTCATGTGTATCTCTATTTGTGTAGATAATAAAGAGGGTTTATAGTACTTAACAGAAAGTAACTATTTTGATTGGCTTTAACTTACATTTCCAACCTTACAGTTCCATTTATTTGGTAAAAACAGAGGAGAGGCAATGTTTTCCTTCAAATGTTATGAACTTCTTCTCTGGCTGTCTTACAACCTTTTGTCATATTTTCCAATGCTTTATTGACGAGTCGAGAGGTACAGCTGAATGTATTTCTCTTCAAAACCGGCTTATGGGTTAAATGGCTGCCAGAGATCGTTTTCACATTTTTCCATGAAAAGCTTCTCCAACTCTTTCAATTGTTCCACAAACAGTCTCTCCAACTGAACCAGAGTTTCTGCTTGCACACACTCCAAGGTGGTTGTTTGGAGGACaagtagaagaagaagtgattgATCTGTAAAGGTGATAAACATTGTAAAAGGTGAAGGTGTTATTTAGAGCATCTTACTTGTTGTGTGTAATAGTTGTGTTCTTTGTTGCATTTTGGCTAGTTAACAGTAGTTTTTGGATGTTGCTTGCTCAGAAATCAATACCGATGACTCCTTCAATTTATGTGATGACCTGACTAAAGTTGAAgcctcccctcctccctctccttctcTCCATCTACCCCTCGCTGTctctcctccccctccctccttctTTCCCTCTGTGTTTTTCTCCAGAGACCTCCAGCTTTTGAACACCACACTGTCTTACCTACTGCCCTTCCACCCCACGCACGCAAAGATAGAGAACCACAGGTAAGCTTGCATGTGGTTGCATGGATTTATGATTTCCTGTTTGATTGTTTCTCTGTATTTCTGTTTTCCGGGTGAGATTATCAGCTGTCACTGTCAGGCTTTTGGGTAGTGGCGAGTGCAGAAACAGAGAAGGCAAAAATTCCTGTGCAtggaataaaaagaaaaaaaaattagaAGTTTGAGGATTTGCATaatgtttcaggaaaaaaggtgTATTTAGCTAGATATTGCATGTTTATACAGATCTGCAGTGGCTATTTAAACTGTTTAATAGTTTTCTGTGACTTTGGGGAAGGATCTGTTCTGCACTTGGATCGAGTCTCTGCATTTTTTATGTGTCTGGAACTAATCAAACTTGTTCTGCATTGTCTGCAGGGTTGATGTTGTACAGTCATGatcctaaactagttatatatGTCTGATTTAAGTTGTTCATTCTGTTGGTTTTCTTTGTTGATTAACATCCCTGTATTTAGTGCTTCATACCATCAACATATGTTTAACATGAGTGCATTGATGTACGTATATCTTTATCATGTACTACTCAAACATCTGTTTTGCATTATTGCTCAATAGCTTGTGTGTGTAGAAATGTACCAAGTTGATAGATGAAGTGCTGCAGATGAAGTAATGCAGTTAGGTTGAAGCTGCAGCTGCAATGATGTGGCTCAACACAGATAATTGAATCAAGAAATCTTGCACTCATTGGACTCTTTTgtgttatagttttattttatctttcaCCTTTTTATTTGATGCATTAATACATCCTACTTTGGCTTTTGAGGCTTTTATAAAACATATCCAttaattagggttagggttcaatGCTGTTATTTCAATTGCTTTTGACCCCTCTAACATATCTTCTGCTTTCACTTTCCTTCTGTCTGTTGGATCTCCAGAAGTAATGTTACCTCTTCGTCTACCCCTGTTGTTCCTATTGGTCAGTGTGGCCCTGTGCCAGTATGATTATGACTACCAACCTGCTTCCCGGCATGGGCCCTCAGGGCCTAACTGTCATCAAGATTGCGACTGCCCATACAACTTCCCGACGGCCATGTATTGTGACAGCCGCAAACTCAAGTTTGTTCCAGGAGTCCCTGCAGGAATCAAGTACCTGTACCTTCAGAACAACCTGATAGAAGAGATCAAGGCAGGAGTGTTCGATAATGTTACCGACACCCTTCGCTGGCTGATACTTGACAACAACCAGATTAGTAATGCTAAAATAGAAAAGGGCACAATCGACAAACTCAGTGCCCTGGAGAAGTTATTCTTCAGCAACAACAAACTGACAGAGCCAGTCATCCCTCCCTCAAAGTCCCTTGACGAGCTGAAGATTATGCACAACCAGTTGTCCAAGTTCCCTTCTGGACTGTTGAGTGACAAGGAGAACTTGACCTCCGTCAATGTTCAATACAATCAGCTAACCTCTGATGCCATTGTGGGGGCATTTAAAGGGCCGAATAAAATGCTGTCCCTGGATGTGAGCCACAACAAGCTGAATAAACTGCCGGCTGGAGTGCCCGGTTCACTGGAAATCCTCTACGCTGACAACAACGAAATTGAAAGTGTTGCAGCAGGGTACCTAGGCAAGCTTCCCTTGTTGCAGTCCCTGAGGCTCTCGCACAACAAGCTGGTGGACTCCGGAATCCCTGCAGGAGTGTTCAACGTGACTTCACTGGTGGAGCTGGACCTGTCCTTCAACCAACTGAAGTCCATCCCTGAGATCAACGAGAATCTGGAGCAACTCTACCTCCAGGCCAACGAGATTGAAAGTGAGTGGAAACTCTTTACTcttgtttgactattgttctaAAGGTGCTTTGTGGATCTCTCTTCATGTTATGTCTACATTTAGTGTGCCTCACAAAAGGTTTCCTCATCATAAAATGTGTAAAGTCTACTATTTGAAATTGTGAACTGTTTAAAACCATGTATGCTAGAGTATGGTCGTCCTATTTGCTTTCTTTGCAGGTATATTGCTATGATTCTTTGGGCGTTATTGTCAAAGTGTACCTTTTGAAGCCTCGTATCAGagattttgatttgtttttctGCCAACATCCACAACATTCTCTCCATTTTTTGCAGAATTTGAGCTGACAAGTCTTTGCAAGTATGTTTCGACTACAAGCTTTTCCCACCTGAAGCATCTGCGTCTGGACGGTAACATGGTCACTCACAGCAGCATGCCCCCTGAATCCTCCAACTGCCTGCGCGTGGCCTCAGATATCATATTTGAATAAGGACCTCCCTCAAATATATGCCCTCTCCATGACCCCCTCTCCACTACGATGACACAGATCAGTCCAAAGGCTTCTGGATTCAAATGATGTAATATCTGTAATGTCATCTTCATCATATTAATTCATATCTGGAATTAATCCAGAGCTGGGCACATTTGAGATACAATATATGGCAATACAAGCTATCAACAATTTCGCAACATATCTCATGCAATCC is a genomic window containing:
- the lum gene encoding lumican, encoding MLPLRLPLLFLLVSVALCQYDYDYQPASRHGPSGPNCHQDCDCPYNFPTAMYCDSRKLKFVPGVPAGIKYLYLQNNLIEEIKAGVFDNVTDTLRWLILDNNQISNAKIEKGTIDKLSALEKLFFSNNKLTEPVIPPSKSLDELKIMHNQLSKFPSGLLSDKENLTSVNVQYNQLTSDAIVGAFKGPNKMLSLDVSHNKLNKLPAGVPGSLEILYADNNEIESVAAGYLGKLPLLQSLRLSHNKLVDSGIPAGVFNVTSLVELDLSFNQLKSIPEINENLEQLYLQANEIEKFELTSLCKYVSTTSFSHLKHLRLDGNMVTHSSMPPESSNCLRVASDIIFE